One window of the Anolis sagrei isolate rAnoSag1 chromosome 5, rAnoSag1.mat, whole genome shotgun sequence genome contains the following:
- the RPL34 gene encoding large ribosomal subunit protein eL34 — protein sequence MVQRLTYRRRLSYNTASNKTRLSRTPGNRIVYLYTKKVGKAPKSACGVCPGRLRGVRAVRPKVLMRLSKTKKHVSRAYGGSMCAKCVRDRIKRAFLIEEQKIVVKVLKAQAQSQKSK from the exons ATGGTTCAGCGTTTGACATACCGTCGTAGGCTGTCCTACAACACAGCGTCTAACAAGACAAGGCT GTCCCGAACACCAGGTAACAGGATTGTTTACCTATACACCAAGAAAGTAGGGAAGGCACCAAAGTCTGCGTGTGGTGTGTGCCCAGGAAGACTTCGTGGT GTTCGGGCTGTTCGTCCCAAAGTTCTTATGAGGCTGTCTAAAACAAAGAAGCATGTTAGCAGAGCCTATGGAGGGTCCATGTGCGCTAAGTGTGTTCGTGACAG AATCAAGCGAGCATTCCTTATCGAGGAACAGAAAATTGTTGTCAAAGTGCTGAAGGCCCAAGCACAAAGTCAGAAATCAAAGTGA
- the OSTC gene encoding oligosaccharyltransferase complex subunit OSTC — translation MEALYRIPFTVLECPNLKLKRPSWVHMPSAMTVYALVVVSYFLITGGIIYDVIVEPPSVGSMTDEHGHQRPVAFLAYRVNGQYIMEGLASSFLFTMGGLGFIILDRSNAPNIPKLNRFLLLFIGFVSVLLSFFMARVFMRMKLPGYLMG, via the exons ATGGAGGCGCTGTACCGGATCCCGTTCACGGTGCTGGAGTGCCCCAACCTCAAGCTGAAGAGACCCAGCTGGGTGCACATGCCCTCCGCCATGACGGTCTACGCGCTGGTGGTGGTCTCCTACTTCCTCATCACGGGAG gaaTAATTTATGATGTGATTGTAGAACCTCCCAGTGTTGGCTCCATGACAGATGAACATGGGCATCAGAGGCCAGTGGCATTTTTAGCTTACAG AGTAAATGGACAGTATATCATGGAGGGACTCGCTTCCAGCTTCCTCTTCACAATGGGAGGCCTTGGTTTCATTATTCTGGATCGTTCCAATGCACCAAATATACCAAAGCTGAATAGATTTCTGCTGCTCTTTATTGGCTTTGTCAGCGTTCTGCTGAGTTTCTTTATGGCAAGAGTGTTCATGCGGATGAAACTGCC GGGCTACTTAATGGGCTAG